TATAAAGATATGTGATCAAATTAATATAGAATTAAAAAAGGGAGATACAAAGCTGAATATTAAATTAAAGATTGATGATTATGAAGAAAAAAAAGAAGGAGATAATATATACCTGATTCCGAAAAGTTATAATAAAATAGATAATATTGATCTTGATGAATTTCTGGAAAAATTATAAAATATTTTTTCTTTTTGCATTGTTATTTTTTGCTGAAAGAATAACATACTGTCAGCAAAAAGAAACAATACGCAAAAAAATTGATGAAATAAAGGAAGAAATTGAATATCTGAATGGTTTGCTGGAAAAAAGAGAAAGCGAAAAGAAGAACTATATTAGTACTATTAGCTTGGTTGAAAGAAAAATAAATTCGCAGGAGAAATATGTGTTTGCTTTGGAATCAGAGATAGGAAATCTTGAGAGAATTATAAAAGAGTACGACGGAATTTTGAAAAATTTGTCTGAAAAGTTGGAGGGGCTGAAAATGTCCTATGGAATTGCATTGAGAAATTATTATTTAAAACGGGACAAGGTATATTTTTGGGTTTATCTTTTGGCAGCTGATAACATGGTCCAATCTCAAAGAAGATTTTTATATTATAGACAGTATATAAAGGAAATGGAATATAAGGCAAAAAGCATTCAGGAATTATTGAATGAAATTGGTGATAAAAAGAAACAAGCACAGATTTTAATAAATGATAGAATAAATTTAATGAAACTAAAAGAATCAGAGATAAAAAAGCTTGAAGAAAATAAAAAGCAGAAGATAATTATATTGGAAAAGTTGAAAAAGGAACAAGGTGAAATACGAAAACAAATCACTGAGAAAAAAAGTATTGCTGAAAAGCTTGAAAAGGAAATGAAGAAGATTATTGAGGAAGAAATAAAAAGAAGTAAAGGAAAAAATGTTATTTCTTTAACGGCCGAGGAAAAAATTATAGCAGGAAATTTTGAAAGAAATAAAGGAAGGTTACCTTGGCCGGTTGAAAAAGGAGTAATAATTGATAAATTCGGAGAGCATCCCCACATTGTCCTGAAAAATGTAAAAGTAAGGAACAATGGAATTGATATTGAAACGGAAAAGAATTCTGATGTACGATCTATTTATGAGGGTGTTGTGACAAAGATTGTAAGTATTTTGGGCGCAAAATTTACTATTATTATTCGACATGGTAACTACTTATCTGTATATCAAAATATTGATGATGTATTGGTGAAAAATGGGGAAAAAGTACAAACAGGACAGAAAATAGGAAAGGTTATAAATATGGAAGGTGAAGATAATCCTGTGATACATCTTGAAATATGGAAGGATTTTGAACGAATGGATCCGGAGGAATGGATAAGAATAAAATGAAGTAATTTTGAAACAAAAAACAAGAGATATGAGTATAAAGTATCGAATAAGATAAAAATGAAAAGGACAATGAAAATAGCATCAAAGATTGAAAACCTGAGGGAAGTTGAAAAGGTGGTTGATGAAATTGCTACTAAGTTTCAACTTAAGAATGAGCTTTATGGAAATATTCTTATTGCATTCCTTGAAGCTGTGAATAATGCTATTGTGCATGGCAATAAACAAAATGAAGAAAAGGATGTTATTGTAAACATAACTATTGAAAAAGGTGAATTACACATTGTGGTCAAAGATCAGGGGAAAGGATTTGATTATGAAAATGTACCTGATCCTACGGCACCGGAAAACATCGAGAATATCAGCGGACGTGGAATATTCCTTATGAGG
The genomic region above belongs to Bacteroidales bacterium and contains:
- a CDS encoding peptidoglycan DD-metalloendopeptidase family protein, with the translated sequence MNFWKNYKIFFLFALLFFAERITYCQQKETIRKKIDEIKEEIEYLNGLLEKRESEKKNYISTISLVERKINSQEKYVFALESEIGNLERIIKEYDGILKNLSEKLEGLKMSYGIALRNYYLKRDKVYFWVYLLAADNMVQSQRRFLYYRQYIKEMEYKAKSIQELLNEIGDKKKQAQILINDRINLMKLKESEIKKLEENKKQKIIILEKLKKEQGEIRKQITEKKSIAEKLEKEMKKIIEEEIKRSKGKNVISLTAEEKIIAGNFERNKGRLPWPVEKGVIIDKFGEHPHIVLKNVKVRNNGIDIETEKNSDVRSIYEGVVTKIVSILGAKFTIIIRHGNYLSVYQNIDDVLVKNGEKVQTGQKIGKVINMEGEDNPVIHLEIWKDFERMDPEEWIRIK
- a CDS encoding ATP-binding protein; this encodes MKRTMKIASKIENLREVEKVVDEIATKFQLKNELYGNILIAFLEAVNNAIVHGNKQNEEKDVIVNITIEKGELHIVVKDQGKGFDYENVPDPTAPENIENISGRGIFLMRKLSDKLIFDENGTKAELIFYLDK